One part of the Fusobacterium pseudoperiodonticum genome encodes these proteins:
- a CDS encoding TRAP transporter large permease: MEALYPVIVLFVLFFLNIPIAFALMGSALFYFIFLNTTMSMDMVIQQFVTSVESFPYLAVPFFIMVGSVMNYSGISEELMNMAEVLAGHMKGGLAQVNCLLSAMMGGISGSANADAAMESKILVPEMIKKGFSKEFSAAVTAASSAVSPVIPPGTNLILYALIANVPVGDMFLAGYTPGILMTLSMMITVYIISKKRGYNPSRERMARPSEILRQAIKSIWALAIPFGIIMGMRIGIFTPTEAGGVAVFFCFLVGFFVYKKLKLHHIPVILMETVQSTGAVMIIIASAKVFGYYMTLERIPQFITNSLMNFTDNKFVLLMVINLLLLFVGMFIEGGAALVILAPLLVPAVKALGVNPLHFGVIFIVNIMIGGLTPPFGSMMFTVCSIVGVRLEGFIKEVWPFIVALLVVLFVVTYSESIALFIPNLFLK; this comes from the coding sequence ATGGAAGCTTTATATCCAGTTATTGTATTATTCGTATTATTCTTTTTGAATATCCCAATAGCTTTTGCTTTGATGGGATCGGCATTATTTTATTTTATATTCTTAAATACAACTATGTCTATGGACATGGTTATACAACAATTTGTTACATCTGTTGAATCATTTCCATATTTGGCAGTACCATTCTTTATAATGGTTGGATCAGTTATGAATTATTCAGGTATAAGTGAAGAACTTATGAACATGGCTGAAGTTCTAGCTGGACATATGAAAGGTGGACTTGCTCAAGTAAACTGTCTATTAAGTGCTATGATGGGAGGAATTTCTGGTTCTGCCAATGCAGATGCTGCTATGGAATCTAAAATTCTAGTTCCTGAAATGATTAAAAAAGGTTTCTCAAAAGAATTCTCAGCAGCTGTTACAGCAGCTTCATCTGCTGTTAGCCCTGTTATTCCACCAGGAACTAACTTGATTCTTTATGCATTAATTGCCAATGTACCTGTTGGGGACATGTTCTTAGCAGGATATACTCCTGGAATTCTAATGACTCTATCTATGATGATAACAGTATACATAATCTCTAAAAAAAGAGGATATAATCCATCAAGAGAAAGAATGGCAAGACCTAGTGAAATTTTAAGACAAGCTATAAAATCAATTTGGGCTTTAGCTATTCCTTTTGGAATAATCATGGGAATGAGAATAGGTATCTTCACTCCTACAGAGGCTGGAGGAGTTGCAGTATTTTTCTGTTTCTTAGTTGGTTTCTTTGTATATAAAAAATTAAAGTTACATCATATTCCTGTAATTCTGATGGAAACTGTACAAAGTACAGGAGCAGTTATGATAATAATTGCCTCTGCTAAAGTTTTTGGATACTATATGACTTTAGAAAGAATTCCACAATTTATAACAAATTCTTTAATGAACTTTACTGATAATAAATTTGTATTATTAATGGTAATAAATTTACTTCTTCTATTTGTTGGAATGTTTATAGAAGGAGGAGCAGCTCTTGTTATTCTTGCTCCACTTTTAGTTCCAGCAGTTAAAGCTTTAGGTGTAAATCCATTACACTTTGGAGTAATATTTATAGTTAACATAATGATAGGAGGATTAACTCCACCATTTGGTTCTATGATGTTCACTGTATGTTCTATTGTAGGAGTACGGCTAGAGGGATTCATAAAAGAAGTATGGCCATTTATAGTTGCACTTTTAGTTGTTCTATTTGTAGTAACATACTCAGAATCTATAGCGTTATTTATACCAAATCTATTTTTAAAATAA
- a CDS encoding HAD-IIA family hydrolase, which produces MKDLKDIKCYLLDMDGTIYLGNELIDGAKEFLEKLKEKNIRYIFLTNNSSKNKDKYVEKLNKLGIEAHREDVFSSGEATTIYLTKKKKGAKVFLLGTKDLEDEFEKAGFELVKERNKDIDFVVLGFDTTLTYEKLWIACEYIANGVEYIATHPDFNCPLENGKFMPDAGAMMAFIKASTGKEPTVIGKPNRHIIDAIIEKYDLKKSELAMVGDRLYTDIRTGIDNGLTSILVMSGETDKKMLEETIFVPDFVFESVKEIKETIE; this is translated from the coding sequence ATGAAGGACTTAAAAGATATAAAATGTTATTTGTTGGATATGGATGGAACTATCTATTTAGGAAATGAGTTAATAGATGGAGCAAAAGAATTTTTAGAGAAATTAAAGGAAAAAAATATAAGATATATATTTTTAACAAATAATTCATCAAAAAATAAAGATAAGTATGTTGAAAAATTAAATAAATTAGGAATAGAAGCTCATAGAGAAGATGTTTTTAGTTCAGGTGAAGCAACTACAATATATTTAACTAAAAAGAAAAAAGGAGCAAAAGTATTTTTACTGGGAACAAAAGACTTAGAAGATGAGTTTGAAAAAGCTGGTTTTGAATTAGTAAAAGAAAGAAATAAAGATATAGACTTTGTTGTTTTAGGTTTTGATACTACTCTAACTTATGAAAAATTATGGATAGCTTGTGAATACATAGCAAATGGTGTTGAATATATAGCAACTCACCCTGATTTCAATTGTCCTTTAGAAAATGGGAAATTTATGCCTGATGCCGGAGCAATGATGGCATTTATAAAGGCATCAACTGGAAAAGAACCAACAGTTATAGGAAAACCTAATAGACATATAATAGATGCAATTATAGAGAAGTATGATTTAAAGAAATCTGAACTTGCAATGGTTGGAGATAGATTATATACAGATATTAGGACAGGAATAGATAATGGATTGACTTCTATCTTAGTTATGAGTGGTGAAACAGATAAAAAAATGTTAGAAGAAACAATTTTTGTACCTGATTTTGTTTTTGAATCTGTTAAAGAAATAAAAGAAACTATAGAATAA